The following proteins are encoded in a genomic region of Drosophila willistoni isolate 14030-0811.24 chromosome 2L unlocalized genomic scaffold, UCI_dwil_1.1 Seg196, whole genome shotgun sequence:
- the LOC26530250 gene encoding uncharacterized protein LOC26530250, which translates to MISSFRIMLIFTIFTTSVKGQCVDCNKHWQVFCQSNYTGYFCEKGAKVTEKYLTKDEYSTSTIGTAMFDQCTPYPYFLDYAKTFCCFYSPSVGCQVAINPTLYRYEAYPNRFCSQCEKYCRCNEPSPNKGYSIKSWTRRRLLDSLTKLILTLTINFIVQSHQ; encoded by the exons ATGATTTCTTCATTTCGgattatgttaatttttaccATATTTACGACTA GTGTTAAAGGACAATGCGTTGATTGCAATAAGCACTGGCAAGTCTTCTGCCAAAGCAATTATACGGGATACTTCTGCGAGAAGGGTGCCAAGGTCACTGAAAAATATCTAACAAAAGACGAATACAGCACTAGTACAATCGGCACAGCGATGTTTGATCAATGTACGCCATATCCATACTTTTTGG ATTACgccaaaactttttgttgtttctattCACCATCAGTTGGTTGCCAGGTTGCCATAAATCCAACCTTATATCGCTATGAAGCCTATCCAAATAGATTCTGCAGTCAATGCGAAAAGTATTGCCGTTGCAATGAACCCAGTCCCAATAAAGGATATTCCATAAAGTCCTGGACTAGACGCCGGCTCCTAGACTCACTAACAAAACTGATCTTAACCTTGACAATAAACTTCATTGTGCAATCACATCAATAA